The window TAAACAGGAAAGACACTTGGAAATTTCTAAACGAGCATTGAAAGATCTTGAAACCTTTAAGGAAGAAAAGAAGCTTGATTAATAATGTCTAAAGAAAATGATAAGTTAATCAAACAATTTCAAGATTACTTGAACTATGAACGTAATTATAGTAAAAATACTGTAAGCTCTTACTTAAATGATCTAGATGAAGCAAAACAATTTTTTAAAGAAAATGGTGGCTTTGGCGGCTGGGATAAAGTTAAAAGTCGCGATGTCGAGATTTTCTTACAAAGTTTAGCTGCACAGAATAGGTCTAGAACAACCCAGGCACGTAAGATGTCGAGCTTGAGATCTTTTTATCGCTTTCTTGTTAAGCGAGAAGTGTTAGAAAATGATCCCATGCAGACAATTAGCTTAAGATTAGGAGAGAAGAAGCTACCACAGTTCTTCTATGAAAAAGAGATGCGACAAGTCTTTGATAGTCTTGCTGGTCATGATAAGTTGGTAGTGAGAAATCGCGCCATGTTTGAGCTTTTTTATGCGACAGGGATGCGGTTAAGTGAGATGGCATCTTTGAAGCTAGATCAGATTGATTTTGATTTAAAGATTATCTTAGTTCATGGGAAGGGTAATAAAGATCGCTATGTTCCTTTTGGAAAAGATGCACTTGATGCTTTAAGAGAATATCGTGATGATGTTCGGCTAGCTCTACTTGGTCAGAATGAAGATTTGGGCTATGTATTTTTGAATAATCGCGGTCAAAAATTAACTGGTCGCGGGATTGAATATATTATGCAACAAGTTTTCATTAAGGCTGGAGTTGGAGGAAAGGTTCATCCCCATATGCTTAGACACTCTTTTGCAACTGAAATGCTCAATAATGGGGCAGACCTGAGAA of the Lactobacillus gasseri ATCC 33323 = JCM 1131 genome contains:
- the xerC gene encoding tyrosine recombinase XerC, whose protein sequence is MSKENDKLIKQFQDYLNYERNYSKNTVSSYLNDLDEAKQFFKENGGFGGWDKVKSRDVEIFLQSLAAQNRSRTTQARKMSSLRSFYRFLVKREVLENDPMQTISLRLGEKKLPQFFYEKEMRQVFDSLAGHDKLVVRNRAMFELFYATGMRLSEMASLKLDQIDFDLKIILVHGKGNKDRYVPFGKDALDALREYRDDVRLALLGQNEDLGYVFLNNRGQKLTGRGIEYIMQQVFIKAGVGGKVHPHMLRHSFATEMLNNGADLRSVQELLGHESLSTTQIYTHVTMKHLQADYQKFFPRKDKKDEA